A single genomic interval of Helianthus annuus cultivar XRQ/B chromosome 6, HanXRQr2.0-SUNRISE, whole genome shotgun sequence harbors:
- the LOC110864292 gene encoding DNA mismatch repair protein MSH4: MEDDTGERSSFVIGLIENRAKEVGVAAFDLRSASLHLSEYIETSSSYQNTKTLLHFYDPIVIIVPPNKLAPDGMVGVSELVDKFYSSIRKVTMVRGCFDDTRGAVLVKSLAAKEPSALGLDTYYKQYYLCLAAAAATIKWIEAEKGIIIMNHSLLVTFNGSFDHMNIDATSVHNLEIIEPLHSTLLGTSSKKRSLFQTLKSTRTTGGTRLLRANLLQPLKDIETIKARLDCLDELMTNEQLFFGLSQALRKFPKETDRVLCHFCFKPKKVTNEAVSIDNARRSQVLISSIIVLKTALDALPLLSKVLKDANSFLLGNIYKSVCENEKYASIRKRIGEVIDEDVLHARVPFVARTQQCFAVKAGIDGFLDIARRSFCDTSEAIHNLANKYREDFKLPNLKIPFNNRHGFYFSIPQKDIQGKLPSKFIQVMKHGNSIHCSTLDLASLNARNKSAAKECYLHTELCLEALMDAIREDVSVLTLLAEILCLLDMIVNSFAHMISSKPVDRYTRPQFTENGPLAIDAGRHPILESVHNDFVPNNIFLSEASNMVIVMGPNMSGKSTYLQQICLIVILAQIGCYIPARFATLRVVDRVFTRMGTVDNLESNSSTFMTEMKETAFILQNISERSLVVMDELGRATSSSDGLAIAWSCCEKLLALKAYTIFATHMENLSALATMYPNVKILHFDVEVKNNRLDFKFELKDGSRHVPHYGLLLAGVAGLPSSVIETARNITSRITEKEVKTKEANNEQYEGIQMIYRVAQRLICLKYSSQDADSIRQALQHLKDCYANGTI, from the exons ATGGAAGACGACACTGGAGAGCGATCAAGCTTCGTGATCGGACTCATCGAGAATCGAGCCAAGGAG GTTGGAGTGGCTGCTTTTGACTTGAGATCAGCTTCACTTCACCTTTCAGAGTATATTGAAACTAGCAGCTCATATCAAAACACAAAGACACTGCTGCATTTTTACGATCCGATAGTGATTATTGTTCCTCCTAATAAGTTAGCACCTGATGGCATGGTTGGAGTATCTGAATTGGTTGATAAATTCTACTCGTCAATTCGAAAG GTAACTATGGTTCGTGGTTGCTTTGATGATACAAGG GGCGCTGTGCTAGTAAAAAGTTTAGCTGCTAAAGAACCTTCTGCGCTTGGGTTGGATACTTACTACAAGCAATATTATCTCTGCTTGGCTGCTGCTGCAGCAACTATCAAGTG GATTGAAGCAGAGAAAGGAATCATCATTATGAATCATTCACTATTA GTGACTTTTAATGGATCATTTGACCATATGAATATTGACGCAACTAG TGTCCATAACTTGGAGATTATAGAGCCACTTCATTCTACGCTATTGGGCACAAGCAGCAAAAAGAGAAGTTTATTCCAGACTCTGAAGTCAACAAGAACTACTGGAGG GACTAGACTTCTTCGTGCCAATCTCTTGCAACCTTTGAAAGATATAGAAACTATCAAGGCTCGACTTGATTGCCTG GATGAACTGATGACCAATGAGCAACTGTTTTTTGGGCTGTCACAGGCTCTTCGAAAGTTTCCAAAAGAAACTG ACAGGGTCCTCTGTCACTTCTGTTTCAAGCCAAAGAAAGTTACCAATGAAGCTGTAAGCATTGATAATGCTAGAAGGAGCCAGGTTCTAATATCAAGTATTATCGTTCTTAAAACAGCTCTGGATGCCTTGCCACTTCTCTCAAAG GTATTGAAAGATGCAAACAGCTTTCTTCTTGGAAATATATACAAATCTGTATGTGAGAATGAGAAATATGCTTCTATAAGGAAAAG AATTGGGGAGGTGATTGATGAGGACGTACTTCATGCACGAGTTCCTTTTGTTGCCCGAACACAGCAGTGTTTTGCTGTGAAGGCTGGAATAGATGGATTTCTGGATATTGCACGAAGATCGTTCTGTGACACCAGCGAAG CTATACACAACCTTGCAAATAAATATCGCGAAGATTTCAAGCTTCCAAATTTGAAAATCCCGTTCAATAATAGACATGGATTTTACTTCAGTATCCCTCAGAAGGACATACAGGGAAAGCTTCCCAGCAAGTTCATTCAG GTTATGAAGCATGGGAACAGTATACATTGCTCAACTCTGGATCTTGCTTCT TTAAATGCAAGAAACAAGTCTGCAGCCAAAGAAtgttatttacatacagaactttgtTTGGAAG CACTAATGGATGCAATACGGGAGGATGTCTCTGTGCTGACCTTGCTAGCTGAGATCCTATGCTTATTAGATATGATTGTTAATTCATTTGCTCACATGATTTCAAGCAAGCCTGTAGATCGATACACCAGGCCTCAATTCACAG AGAATGGGCCACTGGCAATTGATGCTGGAAGACACCCTATACTGGAAAGTGTGCACAACGATTTTGTT CCCAACAATATCTTCCTTTCAGAGGCTTCAAACATGGTGATTGTCATGGGCCCCAACAT GAGTGGAAAAAGTACATACCTACAACAAATATGTCTCATTGTCATTCTTGCTCAAATCGGTTGCTACATTCCTGCCCGCTTTGCAACCCTAAGGGTGGTTGATCGTGTTTTTACAAGGATGGGTACAGTTGATAATCTTGAATCGAATTCCAGTACG TTTATGACAGAGATGAAAGAGACGGCTTTTATCTTGCAGAATATCTCCGAAAG GAGTCTTGTTGTGATGGATGAGCTGGGAAGGGCCACATCTTCATCCGATGGTCTTGCAATTGCATGGAGTTGCTGTGAAAAACTACTAGCGCTAAAAGC TTACACAATATTTGCCACACACATGGAAAACCTATCAGCGCTAGCAACCATGTATCCAAATGTAAAGATTCTTCACTTTGATGTTGAAGTGAAAAACAACCGATTGGACTTCAAG TTTGAGCTGAAAGACGGATCACGGCATGTGCCACATTACGGACTTTTATTAGCAGGAGTAGCGGGGTTACCAAGTTCAGTTATTGAGACTGCTAGAAATATCACCTCAAGGATTACAGAGAAG GAAGTGAAGACGAAGGAGGCGAACAATGAGCAATATGAAGGTATTCAGATGATATATCGAGTGGCTCAGCGCCTCATTTGCTTGAAATATTCCAGCCAAGATGCAGATTCCATTCGACAAGCACTTCAACATCTTAAAGATTGCTATGCCAACGGTACCATTTAG
- the LOC110864293 gene encoding uncharacterized protein LOC110864293, producing the protein MQYTLREFYRDISYGPFMKLEREIQELSVCCLYYFSFMDPSLLQSVAGSHDLDPSLLFRFLEVLNCAYRAGHIQITDYISFLITLLSRYQVSSESGSLDVEICVKSNSELFRSFTRAVCSCLHQIGDDHLVFKMLEGAVVDQISNKPPLDNTCALLRMITTLDSNPTKLCEQSILKLGSVLTGYMIDVVSSLGKKDCGLSNDIHTSRSRYYILPCFRLFYRSEKILNHVLNVMSSFILGNDFPTFDGQNGHVVMIDHLNRITAVVGILLLMNEDAKVWQMLQCYKKETDSILQNILTVMSDGDNLRIEEKHRVQCSYDRLKRLCTL; encoded by the exons ATGCAGTACACGTTGAGAGAATTTTACA GAGATATTTCCTATGGCCCTTTTATGAAGCTCGAAAGAGAGATTCAAGAACTTTCTGTTTGCTGCCTATATTACTTCTCCTTCATGGACCCATCTCTGCTTCAGTCGGTAGCTGGAT CACATGATCTGGATCCATCTCTCTTATTTCGCTTCTTGGAAGTTCTGAATTGTGCTTATAGAGCTGGACATATCCAGATTACTGACTATATTAGTTTTCTCATAACATTACTGTCACGATATCAGGTGTCTTCTG AAAGCGGTTCACTCGATGTGGAGATTTGTGTGAAGTCAAACTCTGAATTGTTTAGGTCTTTCACTAGGGCTGTTTGCTCTTGTCTGCATCAGATTGGAGATGATCATCTTGTTTTTAAGATGCTAGAGGGAGCAGTTGTTGACCAGATT TCAAATAAGCCACCCTTGGACAACACCTGTGCGTTGCTTAGAATGATCACCACACTTGATTCAAATCCCACTAAACTTTGTGAACAGAGCATCTTGAAACTAGGGAGCGTCCTTACAGGGTACATGATTGACGTTGTTTCT AGTCTTGGAAAAAAAGATTGTGGGTTAAGCAACGACATTCATACCAGCAGAAGCCGTTACTATATTTTGCCTTGTTTTCGTTTGTTCTATAGGAGTGAAAAGATTTTAAATCATGTGTTGAATGTGATGTCATCTTTCATCCTGGGAAATGATTTCCCGACTTTTGACGGTCAAAATGGCCATGTTGTTATGATTGACCATTTAAACAGGATAACTGCAGTTGTTGGCATCCTTTTGCTAATGAATGAGGATGCTAAAGTTTGGCAAATGTTACAGTGTTACAAGAAAGAGACCGACAGCATACTGCAAAATATACTCACAGTAATG TCTGATGGAGACAACTTGAGGATCGAAGAGAAGCACAGAGTACAATGTTCATATGATCGATTAAAGAGACTCTGTACTCTGTAG
- the LOC110864294 gene encoding signal recognition particle 9 kDa protein, which yields MVYIVSWDDFVERSVQLFRNSPQNTRYVMKYRHSDGKLVLKVTDDKECLKFKTDQAQDAKKMEKLNNIFFTLMARGPETDITEVTGKEQIAQPPKRGRGRKQ from the exons ATGGTGTACATTGTTTCATGGGACGATTTTGTCGAACGATCCGTTCAGTTGTTCCGCAATAGCCCCCAAAAC ACTCGTTATGTGATGAAATACAGACATTCTGATGGTAAATTGGTCCTCAAGGTCACTGATGACAAAGAG TGTCTGAAGTTTAAAACAGATCAGGCACAAGATGCTAAAAAGATGGAGAAGCTCAACAACATATTCTTCACCCTCATGGCTCGCGGTCCTGAAA CTGATATAACGGAGGTCACCGGAAAAGAACAAATAGCGCAGCCTCCCAAAAGAGGCAGAGGAAGGAAGCAATAA